One genomic segment of bacterium includes these proteins:
- a CDS encoding FtsW/RodA/SpoVE family cell cycle protein: protein MSRIRTIGVGVDWVLLGSCIALVGFSLPSLWALGKNQAIPAALFWKQLFYGTAGIGIALLVSHFNVRIFQKHGNVALLGYALSLAALGGIFLFGETVHGTRAWYHIGLFRIAPVEFVKIALLILLAKFFSDRHRDLYTIRHIGISLLYTLLLVLLIVAQPDAGSALVVIGLWLGVVLFTGIRARWVAMLCLGAVLALGLLWAYGLKSYQRDRITAFLDSQREAQGSGYNVLQAKAAVGSGGFFGKSLGEGSQSARRFLPAAPTDFMFAAIAEEGGLVRVLALFMFFGLLWYRAISIGIRAGHNFGRIFAFGYAWLLAIHFFVNVGMNLGAFPVVGISLPFVSYGGSHMLATFLGLGILLGIGRETEKDRGIIIA, encoded by the coding sequence ATGTCCCGCATACGCACTATAGGTGTGGGGGTTGACTGGGTCTTGCTTGGCTCATGCATCGCGCTTGTTGGCTTCTCCCTCCCTTCTTTGTGGGCGCTGGGTAAAAATCAGGCGATCCCTGCTGCGCTTTTTTGGAAGCAATTATTTTATGGAACTGCGGGCATAGGCATTGCACTTCTCGTCTCGCACTTTAATGTCCGTATTTTTCAAAAACACGGCAATGTCGCACTTCTTGGATATGCGTTATCTTTGGCGGCTCTTGGAGGGATTTTTTTATTCGGAGAGACCGTCCATGGCACCAGGGCCTGGTATCACATTGGTCTATTTAGGATAGCCCCGGTCGAGTTCGTTAAAATCGCCCTTCTTATTCTCCTTGCAAAATTTTTTTCCGATCGGCACCGGGATCTGTACACCATCCGCCATATCGGCATATCACTGCTATACACCCTTCTACTTGTCTTGCTGATTGTTGCTCAGCCCGACGCGGGCAGTGCCCTGGTGGTCATCGGTTTGTGGCTGGGCGTCGTTCTTTTTACGGGAATCCGCGCCCGGTGGGTGGCCATGCTGTGCCTAGGCGCGGTGCTGGCTCTGGGTCTTTTGTGGGCATACGGCTTGAAGTCCTACCAGCGCGATCGTATCACGGCTTTTTTGGATTCCCAGCGCGAAGCGCAAGGCAGCGGTTATAACGTTCTGCAGGCAAAAGCGGCTGTCGGGTCAGGAGGATTTTTCGGAAAAAGTCTGGGAGAAGGCTCGCAAAGCGCGCGAAGGTTTTTGCCGGCAGCTCCCACGGACTTTATGTTTGCTGCGATTGCCGAAGAAGGAGGTCTTGTACGGGTGCTCGCGCTTTTTATGTTTTTTGGTCTTTTGTGGTACCGCGCCATCTCGATCGGTATTCGCGCCGGCCATAATTTCGGACGCATATTCGCGTTCGGATATGCGTGGCTTCTCGCCATTCATTTTTTCGTGAATGTCGGCATGAATCTGGGAGCGTTTCCAGTTGTCGGAATATCCCTTCCTTTTGTCTCGTACGGCGGATCGCACATGCTTGCCACCTTCCTGGGACTGGGAATTCTTCTTGGCATAGGACGAGAAACGGAAAAGGATCGGGGTATCATCATCGCCTAA